The proteins below come from a single Blastocatellia bacterium genomic window:
- a CDS encoding uroporphyrinogen-III synthase, whose product MIKRLQGKRIAITEWRQATELALLLERQGATVFSCPLVEQCPALDREDVAEFIERTIRGELDLVIFLTGIGARTLVQAADARGRKDDFLRALQRMRVVVRGPKPVAALRALGVRIDIIPAEPTTEGVLAALETEELAGKTVGVQLYGVPNPQLREGLERRGATVVEVLPYDYRLASDESVVVDFIGKILGGDFDAIAFTSAPQVTTLFAVAEHHGLAETLRGALNDTLAVAVIGPVAEKALAEVGVTARIRPTHFVMGFLVKALADYFEAKNTS is encoded by the coding sequence ATGATCAAACGACTTCAGGGCAAACGGATTGCCATTACTGAGTGGCGGCAGGCGACCGAGCTGGCGTTGTTGCTTGAACGGCAGGGAGCGACGGTTTTCAGTTGTCCTCTCGTTGAGCAGTGTCCTGCGCTCGACCGCGAAGACGTCGCGGAATTTATCGAGCGAACGATCCGGGGCGAGCTTGATCTGGTCATCTTTCTCACCGGAATTGGGGCCCGGACGCTCGTCCAGGCCGCTGACGCGCGAGGCAGAAAGGATGATTTTCTCCGGGCGCTCCAGCGCATGCGCGTGGTCGTTCGAGGCCCCAAGCCCGTCGCTGCTCTGCGGGCGCTCGGGGTGAGAATTGACATCATCCCGGCGGAGCCGACGACCGAAGGCGTACTGGCAGCCCTTGAGACAGAAGAGCTGGCGGGCAAGACCGTCGGGGTCCAGCTCTACGGTGTGCCCAATCCCCAACTCCGGGAGGGACTGGAGCGTCGCGGAGCCACCGTCGTGGAAGTTCTTCCCTATGACTACCGACTCGCCTCCGATGAAAGCGTGGTCGTTGATTTCATCGGAAAAATCCTCGGCGGGGACTTCGATGCCATTGCCTTCACGAGTGCGCCTCAGGTAACGACGCTGTTTGCTGTTGCTGAGCATCATGGGTTGGCCGAGACGCTCAGAGGCGCGCTCAACGACACGCTTGCTGTTGCCGTCATCGGTCCGGTGGCCGAGAAGGCTCTGGCGGAGGTTGGCGTGACGGCCCGCATTCGGCCGACTCATTTTGTCATGGGCTTTTTGGTG
- a CDS encoding acylphosphatase: protein MRVTRRFIISGRVQGVGFRYFALRQAERYGITGYVRNLDDGRVEVLAQGEEADVAAFLDVLRQGPPLARVTFVEQEIVESSRPLSRFIVAS, encoded by the coding sequence ATGCGCGTCACCCGCCGATTCATCATCAGTGGCCGTGTTCAGGGCGTGGGTTTTCGCTATTTCGCCCTTCGTCAGGCGGAGCGATATGGCATCACGGGCTATGTCCGAAATCTCGATGACGGGCGCGTGGAGGTTCTGGCTCAAGGAGAAGAAGCCGACGTGGCCGCTTTTCTCGATGTGCTGAGGCAGGGACCGCCTCTGGCTCGCGTCACCTTTGTCGAGCAAGAGATTGTCGAATCGAGCCGTCCCTTGAGTCGTTTCATCGTGGCCTCTTAG